TTCTCTATTTCCAGCCTGGTATACGAAGGGGGCAAGTCTCTAAAGGGGATACGGGTTACAGAGAAATTCGATTggacatgctggcttcaggtgtgcaGGTGGAGGCTGGCCGGGGGGATTCACAGCCCAGGAAAAATGcttgtttgtcttgttttaaaTGCCGATTGCCAGGAGAATAAACAAAACCCGCAGCTAAATGGGCCTTAAAGGAACACTGggaattttggaaagaaaaaagcctTACCGAATAACAGTTGGAACTAGCCCTGTGGGTCCTATGGTGACAAGCACCATCCAACCACCCCGAGCGATGGAGTAACTTGCATTTGAAATAGTTGGTGCAGAAATAACCActctccttttgtttgtttgtatttaaaataaatgaataaaatccagATGAATtggtgtttttgctttgtttgtttccttAAAGAGAACATATTTGCTCATTAGGAAAGCTAGACAGCCAGCTCAAGAAACAAAAGCCCCAAGTCTGTGTCTCTCCTGAGCTTTGGCAAATACTTTGCCACAACATTTCCCCGCCCAAGTATCTCAACCCTGCTGGGAAGGGAAAGGCTATCCCAAGAGCAGAGCAGAGGTCAGGATCCGCCTCTCCCGAGGCTGCTGGCTCCTGAAACTGGGGCAGGGCTCTGTGCAGTTGGGATTTCCATTGCAGAGTCATTAAGAGATCACCAACACCAGCCTCTCCCAGAGTGGAGGGGTGGCCTCTACTCTGAATCTAGCAACAGAAAGGGGACCAGCTCCTGGGTATTTTTTCCAACAATTTATCCCATGTAATTAAATTGCTAAGCCTATATATttatagacacatacatacacatatatatatacacacttacaaatatgtattatatatacagcTCTATGTATAAACACTCACATAGAGGGAGTGTATAGCTTTTAATTGGGCCGTCTTCTCAAAATAATTAAGCCAGTTTTAATGAAATACTGTTTAAGGCTGCTGGCAAGCAAAGAAGCCATCTTTAGCAGAGCATTAATAAACTGAGTCATTCGCACGAGGGAATGGCTAGCTGTATCAGTCACATTCATGGTGCTAATAAAAGAGCTCAGTTTTCTGTGGCAGGCCAAGGACTGGAGGGCTGGGAGGGAGCACAGAGCCCAGTCATCTCGGGCTCACTGTCACAGACAGTCCTTACGGCTGCAGTGGAGTTCACAGTCCAAGCTGGAAGAAGGGTCTGCTTGCCCTCAAAGGATCCCAGCAGGAATCTCTGTCCACAGAAGAGTGGGGTGACCAATCCCAGGGGCTGGTGAGGTCTCTAGAGCTCCTTGCCATCTGTGGGTGATGCTGGACCAGGATTGGGAACAGGGTACAAGGGTGGCCAGTTTCTCCTTTTGGTGTCCCAGTTCCTCGTCTACAGTGACCTGCCAACCCCGTGATATGAATGAGATAAACATGTTGGGAGGGTTTTTCAGAGGTGTTGATGGGGGTAATGTTTAACTCATAAAATGAGGATAGTCATTCTCTAAACCAGGAATTTAGATAGGACTTCCCTTATCAATACCTCCTGCTGCTTTTTAGCTGCTGGTTTTTAGCAGCAGGAGGTATTGATAGGTAAAGGAATATCTGGTTTGGTTTTTAGTCAAAGGGATGGTTTAACCATACTCACAATGAGAATCTTTACAAACTGGACTGACTTTCACCAAAAGCGATGAGATGGACTTGCTGCCACATATAGGTCCATGCCAATGAGATGGTGTAGCAGTATCTGGTGCTGGAAAGAAAGGGGCCTGTATAAGAGTCCCATTGCACCAACAAGGAAACTGACCTGCCCCAGTGTTACACCGTTTATCCCCAGTGGCACAGCCACATCCTGAATCCTTCTTCAAGAGTCctgggagaagaaaataaacccCGTtaccctctcttcctttctgtcttggagaaaggaggcctataaaacaataatagtGCAGGGgaagttttttctaattccaaaCAAGGTGGGAAAAGCAGGAACCTTTTGATTGGTAAGATCAATTTGGTGAAAGGCTAGCACAGAAGTTTAGACTGGACCATGGTAACAGTTACCCTTTACTGAGCCTTTTCACTTGCCAAGAGGACACTAGATGCATAATAGTTCATAATCCTCACCACAACTCTGTGAGCTAGGGAGTTGTATTCCCACTTGACagaacaggaaactgaggctcaaaaagtTAACCAACTTACCCATAGTCCTAGAGCTCACAAACAGCAAAGGCAGGATTCAGACACCCCAAGGCAGTGAACAGGGGGCCCCTGGTTCTGGTCCTCCCTCTCCCATTCTCCTCTACCCAGGCTTGATGCTGGGTCCATCCTCCCTTTGGCCTCACCATTAAAGCTAACGCTGACATTTCCATCAACTTCCCAGTCTCACACTCCCAGGAGTAGCAACATGTATCAAGCCCCGGCGCAGACTTAGTCCTTACAAAAGGCAACttctggggaagaaaaagaaactccttGTTCTCAGCTCACTTTCAGAACTGATGCCCTGGCAGACAGGAAGCGTGCTTTCAGCaccaaggaggaagaagaggaacgCGCAGGGCTTGATTCCCGGTTCTCCAGAAACCGGAAGTGGAAGAAGCCTGGGCGTGACGAGGGACCCCAGATCCGGCCTAAACCAACGCCCTGGGGTCAAGCCCCTGCGGAGTCCTGGACAAAGGAGCCGCGACCTGGAGCGGGGGCCGGGAGAAGGGAACGGAGACCCCAGTGGAGCCAAGGAGCCCGGATGGGCAAAGGAAATGGGCGACGGGTAAATGGAGATGCAGCCGGGGATGGGAGAGGACGACTCTCGACTGGGAAGCGGAAACCCCCTTGCGGTTTGAGGGCCCTGAGGAGGGGAAGCGCCCCGCACCCGCCCCCCAGCCCGCCTCCAGGGGTGAAGGACGGCAGGGCCTCCCGAGGCCGCCGCGCCGGGACAGCCTGACCGAGCAGCACCGAGAAGAGGCCGGCGCCCACCGCCCCTGCCCGGCCCCCGTCCGCTCCTTGTGCTAGCACTAGGCCCCACCGTGCATTGCGCCTGCAGCCTCtcgaaaatagaaaaatagggagTATATGTAGTACCCCACACCCTTGTAATGATGCCGCTCCAAGCAAATGAGTCCTTAATAACAACAGGGTGCTGGGGGCAGCGACCGATAGGGAGCAAACAGCCTGGCCCTGTGGTGTAGAACGCGCGGCACTAGAGACTCCCGACACTCCATGGGGCACAAGTCCCAGGTCCCGGCGGGCCAGCACCCGGCCTTCCCCGGCGAGGAGCCGGGCTTCTGACGGGAGGGCAGGGTGGCGAGAGGGCGCCAGCAGGACGCCTGACCTTGCGTGAAAAACCAGAGATTTCCACAGCACCGCGGCGAGTGCTCCCCGGCTGCGACCGCGCCTCGGGCCGCGAGGATGTTCCTGTGGCGCCACCTAGTGTCGGAGGTGCAGACAACGCTCTGGCGAGGGCTGCAAGGACGGCCTGCGACCAGCCCTGAGACCTCAGACTCAGGCTGGGACCTTGGGATGGGTCATCCCAGGGGCCCCGGCTATGGACCAGTGATGCCCTTCCACCAGGCAAAAAGCCCCCCAGACGTCTCTCTCTTCCTGCTGCAACCaaagctaaaaagaaaatttgccaAAATGAATGGAATAACTGACGGTCCCTTTCAATGAGACGTCCATGAGGTGATGTCTGGTTTTTCCTAAATACAATGGCCAGTCAATTATTAGTTCATCCAGAAAAAATATAGATGCTGTCATCGTATAAACATGAGTCTCCACATAGAACTGAGCCTCAGACCCGCTGGAGGGTGCTCTGTCTGGGAAACACTGAACTAGAATTTTGGGTGGAACGAAGTAGaagctttactttttatttaacagTAGCCTGAAGACCTCCTGCAGAATAATGGGAAGGATAAAGACCTGGGAGCCAGGATACTAAGGTTCTGGCATTAGCTCTGCCCCCCAGTTGTCTCTTTGACCTTGACCAGAGGGAAACAGTTTTACTACCTCTCACAATACTGTGCAGTCTGGATTGGTACCTCCATGTAATCAATAAGGAAATAGGGGCTCCAGGAGTTTACCCAAGGCAGGGCAGCAGATCAGTGGCCAGACCAAGCTTCAGCTGCACGTCTGCCCGACTCTGAAGAGCACGTTCCCTTCACAAGCCATCAAATCCCTTCGTGCTTTGGCCTCTTCATCTACCGCTCGAAGGGGCTGTACCAAGTGGTCACGGTTCCTTCCAGATACAGCAAACTGTGATTCTAAGGTTTCACTGATCCCTTAAAACCCAGTTTTAGTGCTCACAAACCCCGTGGTGATAACAAAAGAGCCTTTAAAAAGGATTTATCCACATATAAAAACCATTAGATTTTATTTGGGGCTATGGGCAAAGAACACCAAAACAAACGTGTTGGAACATCAAACCTCCTTTAAAATTTAGGGCAGCAGGGACAGAGGAGAAAATCTGCGCAGGACAAGGAGGGACAACTTACGGATTCCATGGCTGGAACCAGACTGCGGGACACTGTTTATCTGCCATTGGCTTCCTGGGGGATAATTGTCTCCTGACAATTGTTTAGACttgataaatatatgaaatggGGCCGCCAACAGTTTATCTGGCTACCAGTTCAGATCCGGACAGAACCAGATGAAGAAGTCAGGCATATTTGCAATAACCTCAAAGATAAAACCTTCCTATCAGAGGCAGCTTATCTCCTCCTCAGGGTCATGCTGCCCAGTAACTGCCACCTCcaaaagaaggaaggggagagcaCTTCTAGCAGGGGGTTCACAGTGGGCCTTGCTTGCCTTGAACTCCCCTTCCTGCTCACACGACAGGCCACCTGTCTGGCAGCAAGGGGGTGGTACTGTGCCCTGGTCTGGAAGGCTTAGGAAAGATGTTGGcaaggaaaatggaagaaatggGCAACTAGATCCCAAAGCCAAGGTCACCTAACTCTGAGATGAATATGTTCTTCGTGGGCTCTTCCTCTGTTTCACAGGGACAAGCTAAAGGAACTTCAGGCCTCCCCAGCAAAGATAACACCATGAATCGCAGCTCACAGGAGCTGGGACCCTGCTGGGCTACATACTCACCCCATGACCAAAGGCAAGTGGgacctctgggcctcagcttcctcacctctcaggGGTTTGAGCTAAATAATCCCTAAGATCCTACTAAGCTATTTTATGGACTGGAATCAAACCAGCCAGACCTCTTTATGGTTTAAAAGAGGCCAGAGGTTTCATTGAAGAGCCATCTCCCTCCCTTACATTTTTCCTCAGCCCGCTTGCttttctcttccccctcccccacacctCTCTCATTCGCCGGCCACAAACCTCCATCCTCCAACTCCTTTCCAACGTCAATAGCTGGCTCCACCAGGCTGGCTAAGGAGCGAGGAGACCATCACCTCAGAAAGCAGCCCCGCTGGGAGGTCCACGGAGCAGTTCGCCGAGCTATGGACAGGCCCTTTATTTTCCATCTGTCAAGAAAGGAAGCTGCCTGTTGTTTATTTCATCCTCCCACTCTTCTCCCTTCCCACCAGCAGACTCTTCCACTTTCAAAATATTCTGATGGGGGATCGCAGGAGTTTTCCTCAAACAAGATCACTTGGGGTCAACTACTGAGCaacccccagcctcagccccacccATTCCCTCACCCTCCAGCTTGAGCGATAGGTCCAGTTAGTAAAGCAGTTGGCTCAACAGGACAACAACCAAAAGTGACCTTCTACGTCCTAAAGCCCCCGCCTGAcaccacctcttttttttttttttttttttttttaattcttcaggGGCCTTTTGGGGACCCACAATTGAGCTGTATTCTGCAGAAAGAACttccaaagaaaaggaataagGCATTGTTTTACCAAGAGCCTTTTCTCCCTCAAGAAACTCAATGTAAACTAGGAAACTTGcactttcttttccctttggGTAGATGAGCAGAAGGGAAGAGTTACTACCCAGGGTGAGGTCATTCCTCCATGGTGGTAGAATATCTGGTTCTTTCCGTTTCCCCATGGTGCTGGCCTCACAATAGGTGTTCATGTGGTGCAGGCTAATTGGGTGAGTGGATGCAGTGCTCTGATGGATTTATTCAGTGTACAAGATTGCAAAGCCATATGCCAGCAAAGGCTTAACCACCCCACCCTACCCTTCAGATCAGCTCCATAGCTTTCCATGTCCCTGTCTGCCCAGCCTCAGGCCAAAGCAAAGGCAGGGATCTGAGCTGTACCCCCTGTGAACGCCCATCTCCTGACGCCTGTGCTAGTGTCTTGTCCCTGCATGCCTCGGCTGTCTTCTCTCTGGACTATGATTCATGGCagatattaaaaaggaaacagcatCCTTCAATTCTTTCTACCATTTCTCTTATCTTTAAAGGGGTCTTATTAAGCACTAGCTTCAAACTTATTTATGTGATGTCATGCTAGGAAGCAGTGTTGTCAATGTGCCACTTTCCATGAGCACTGAATTCggtaaaaataaaagccaaataaaTGATATATTGTCTCCATGCAGAATCTTCTCTAGTCATGACTAGCTATCCAGATAGTAGGGAATCCCTAAAGATAATCAGATAATGGTGACTTTTGCTTACTGAGGCAAGCTCCCCTTTCCTCTGCACTTCTGCAGTGATTGATCCAGAGAGGCCAGCTTCTTGCTGGGGCACAACTGCAATCCACTCTAAGAAGCCAGCCCAGAAGCAGGGACACAAAATCATGGGGAGCTGACCATGGCCAAAGCATCATGCTATTACCCTTCACTTCACATTTTTTAGCTCTTTTTTGAATGTTATGAAAGATACacagatgtatatattttatgttttcatattaaaatgttttcttattaaaaatgaaagggcaggaggaagtgaggaaggagaagaaagtagCATTCAAACACCAAGCATCATGCTGGGAGCTTGGAGTTCTCAAGCCCTCCAGTCTTGGTCACTGGGGAAGGGAATGGGTATCGCCTGCTTAGTTCGTATTTGAATAACTGCTCATACTTGAAAATGTCTTCAGCTGCAACCACATGAAGTGGGGAGCCCCCACAGGATCTCCACATCTTCCTGAGAGCTCTTGGACCATGCTCCTTCATCCTCCATGATTTTGATCTTGCAGTTCTCTTTACCTTCAGTGCCTTCTCACTCTTTACACCCTCATCCCAACCCCTTCCACTTTTCAAGACTCATTTAGACATCATCCCCAAGAAAGCTTCTGATTCCCCACTGTCCAGTCCCATCTGGATGGGTACCCATAGAGATGTCCTGTACAGCTTGTCCCCACGTGTTAGAATACTCTGCATATCTGTCTGCTTCCTCAAGATACTGTGAGCTCTTTGAATGAGAGTCTTGTTCAGGTTTGCATCCCCAGTATCTACTGGTTCAGTTCTAGGCTACCACTTGCCCAAACAACACCTCTGTgttctaagaaaaagaagaatgcagCCCCATCCCTCCCACTCACCCCATACGCACACTGTCAGCCTCCAAGCAAGGCCATGTGACTCCCTTGTTCAAGTCGGAAAAAGGTTCTCCCTCCTCGTAGTGGGTGCAGCTCTACAGCAAGGAGCAAGGCTTGGTGAGTAGGAGATGAGCTGGATGTCAGCACCCACTGGGCCCAGGCTCCAGGTAACCTGCACAACTGTATTGGTTGGCTCTGGTTTGGATCAATCACTCCATCCAGAGAGCAGTGACCCACTTCTCCTGACCTCTGGCTCAGCTTCCAAGACACCAGGCTGCTTTTCTGCTCTACTATCGGCTACTCCCTCTAACCACAGCTGCTCTTGAGGTAGATAAGCCCCTGTGTCTCTAACGGCACAGTGCCCCCATGCAACCCAAACATAGACCCCAGGAGAGAGAAGCCGAGGAGGTCCTGTTTCTTCCAGGCCCATTGCCAGCCTCTGTCCGGGTCTGGGCACATGGGCTCATTTACATGGCtggtttggagcctttggcagatGAAAGTGTGTGGATGGTTTTATATGTGTTGCTCATCATTAAACCTCCCCTTCAGGGTTTCTTGCCGCCTTTGGTTTGTGTCTCAATCTGGAGCAAATTTAAGCAATGGTTTAAGCCTCTGCATTTCCTTGGTTTAATtaataattcataataaaaatttaatcaaGGCATAAGCTTTTGTGGAAGGTTATAAAACACTTTTGTTTGCCCTGGAGATCAGAATGACCACTTTCTAAATCTGTGAAATGATGGGTTTTTTCCCAAATGAGGAAATTTTACTCTCAACTGTAAATTTCAGCTGTTTGCCATATGTAACCGCAGAGAATCTGTTTATTGACTTAGTATATTAGGAGTAGTTaggcaggaagaaaaataaacccaaactCCAGATGGGAGAAAGTGTGGGGAAGGAATGAAGAGTTGAAGTTAGACTCTAGCAAACCTCTAGCCTCAGAGAATAATGAGAAGAGATAAATGGTAGAACCCATCTCCCAAAGGAGATGATCATGATAGTAACCAGATAGAGAGACAAAGAAACTGGCCAGTCATCACAAGCCATTCAAGATCTTTGGAGACATAAGCAGAGAATGCAAAGGGAAGCGTGGAGCCATGAGAGGATATTAGACACTATGTGAACTCTGCAGCAGGGTGTGGAGTCCTGCTTAGTGAAAACTGTAAACACGGGATGTGTTTTTACCTGCCTGAAATAGCAGAAAAGAGTTCTTGGCAAATAGAGAGGGTCTAGACCAGGGGTAGCTCAAACGTCCATCTATAGACAAAGCCAAACCACCAGGAAAGCCACCTAAAAATACAGAGTCCTCGGCCTCCACTTTAAATGCCTTTTAAAGCTCTGCAGGTGACTTTGATGTCAGCCAGCTTTGGGAACCGTGGTCCAGATGACCTTTTAAAGTCCTTCAGCATTAATTCTCTGAGATTtgtaaaaattaagtcaagagaGGAAGCACAAAGTTGCTGCAAAGAGCTGGATTCAGGGGATAATGTCTAATAATCAGTTTTCTCCATAATAATTATTGTAAAAACAACATGTTATTAACTTTGTGGTTACTCCCTTACTCTGACAACAACTCTGAAAGAAGGGTATTATCATCCCTCTTTTAGAGCAGGAAATGGAGTTCCAGAGAGGT
This portion of the Pongo abelii isolate AG06213 chromosome 1, NHGRI_mPonAbe1-v2.0_pri, whole genome shotgun sequence genome encodes:
- the LOC100449563 gene encoding uncharacterized protein LOC100449563, with amino-acid sequence MGKRKEPDILPPWRNDLTLGSNSSLLLIYPKGKESASFLVYIEFLEGEKALALVAAGRERRLGGFLPGGRASLVHSRGPWDDPSQGPSLSLRSQGWSQAVLAALARALSAPPTLGGATGTSSRPEARSQPGSTRRGAVEISGFSRKCRAFYTTGPGCLLPIGRCPQHPVVIKDSFAWSGIITRVWGTTYTPYFSIFERLQAQCTVGPSASTRSGRGPGRGGGRRPLLGAARSGCPGAAASGGPAVLHPWRRAGGRVRGASPPQGPQTARGFPLPSRESSSPIPGCISIYPSPISFAHPGSLAPLGSPFPSPGPRSRSRLLCPGLRRGLTPGRWFRPDLGSLVTPRLLPLPVSGEPGIKPCAFLFFLLGAESTLPVCQGISSETPDTATPSHWHGPICGSKSISSLLVKVSPVCKDSHCLGKCSRNGLSAV